The region TGAAACCGGTTGACTTGCTTTGGAAAGCAGTCGACAATTTGTCTTAACTTTGAAGAACCAGTCTATAGTTTTAGAAAAGAAGTCAATGGTTGTGTCACTAGATTCAATGTTTACataaattttcttctatttgttttgtattttaagaCTTTGACATTATTTCAGAATCCGCAAGATTTCATTGACAAGGTCTaaaccattttcaagaattGTTCAAAATGTTGAAGTTTTGTTTCATAAGCCTTGAAGTCCAaatcatttactttaatatcaTTTAAGCAATACTTATTAACGTTTTGTGTTAAGATACTCATCATCAAGATACCATCAAAAACAAACCAACAGAACATTGTATCATAAagttaaatttgttaatttacTTACCAATTGTTATATACCTGCTTGTTGACTTTCAGAATGCCACCAGTCAAGAAAAGTGAGAAGCTGGATGACGCAGACCCACTCCAGCCTGTTTTTGTTGGGGAGTTTCCCCAAGCGGTTCGTGATGAGCTAGCCATGCCCATGCAAATGCATGCTCCTGGTTAGTCCTGTAGCGTCAATATTTTGCTTGGATTTGTAGTTCACTCAAAGGCTTCTATTTCTTTGATAGGGGTGATAATTGTATCTCCTGTGGCAGGTGCTTGTTCCATCTCTGGTGGATTGGACAAGGAAACTTCCCTTGCATGGATTATCCATGGCAGCAAACTCTTTACTTGGAATTACTTATCACCTGCTGCTTCAAGAAAATGTGTTGTTATTGATCTTCCTTTGAGCGTCTTGGAAGATGGACAGAATGGCAGAAACTCAGGTTCTGATAACAATTGGATGGTCTGCATTGTCAGTCGGGATCAAACAGTTAGGAAAATGGACAAAGTTGTTCAACATTGCAACTCTGCCAGTATTGTCATGTGTAATCAGAGAACTCGAGCTCTTATATACTGGCCAGACATATATTCTGAAGGCGGGAATTCTCCAGTTACAAGTCTTGCATCAATTGATGAATTAGAGATGGCAGATTCACTTACTGATTGGACCACCCCAAATAGGCAACAACAACATTCCAAGCAAGGAAGCATTTCAAGCGGGTCAAGTTGTTTAAATTCTTTGATTGCTTCTGTAATTCCTGATGTCAGGCACACCTGTGTTGCTTTTGCATGTGGTCCTAATAGTGAGCTTTGGCAGTTTTACTGTAGCCCCACCGGTGTTCAGCGGAAGAAGATTTATCTGGACAATTTGAATTCAGTATCTCAAAAAAGTGATAGCTGCCTAGTTACAGGGGGCAAGGGGTATCCAAGGTCAATGATTTGGCGTCTTCCACATTATTCTTCAGAAGAGCGCAATCGACAATTTTTCCTGCTAACTGATAATGAGATACAGTGTTTCAATGTTACACTTTCCCCTGACATAACTGTGTTGAAGCTCTGGTCTAATGAAATCATAGGAGCTGATGGTGATTTGGGCATCCAAAAGAATTTGGCTGGTCAGAAACGGATCTGGCCTCTGGATATGCAGGTTGACATCCACGGCAAAGTATTTACTATTCTCATTGCTACATTCTGCAAAGATCGGTTAAGCAGCTCAAGCTACATAACGTATTCACTTCTGCCCATGCAATATAGGTCTGGGGTAGACATCTCCCCTGAAAATATTGTGTCACTTCATGAGaggattttggagaaaaaggcTTCCAACCGAGTTATAATTCCTAAAGCAAGAGTAGAAGAGGAGGACTTCTTATTTTCCATGAGATTGCGAGTGGGGGGAAAGCCTTCTGGATCTACTATTATACTTTCTGGTGATGGGACTGCTACAGTATCACATTACTGGAGAAATTCTACTAGACTCTACCAGTTTGATCTACCTTATGATGCTGGAAAAGTGCTAGATGCTTCAGTTTTTTCTTCCTcggatgatgatgaagatgggGTGTGGGCTGTACTCACAGAGAAAGCTGGTGTTTGGGCAATTCCTGAAAAAGCTGTTGTACTTGGTGGAGTAGAACCCCCTGAACGAAGCTTATCACGTAAAGGGAGTTCTAATGAAGGATCTGCacagaaggagaaaagaaactTATCATTTGCAGGCAATATTGCTCCTAGAAGGGTTAGTTCAGAAGCATGGGATGCTGGGGAAAGACAGAAGGCAGTTTTTACTGGAATTGGACGCCGGACTGCTCAAGATGAAGAGTCAGAAGCTTTATTGAACCATCTTTTCCATGAGTTTCTTTCATCTGGGCAAGTTGATGGTTCACTTGATAAGCTTCGAAATGCTGGGGCATTTGAAAGGGATGGAGAAACGAATGTTTTTGCCCGAGTGAGCAAATCAATTGTTGACACCCTAGCTAAACATTGGACAACAACCAGAGGTGCTGAGATTGTGGCTCTTGTTTCCACTCAACTCATGGATAAGCATCAGAAGCATCAGAAGTTTCTCCAGTTTCTTGCTTTGTCCAAGTGCCATGAGGAACTGTATTCAAGACAGAGTATGATTTTTGCCCAAGTAATGGGGCTGTTTTATGCATGTTTGTTCTATATGTACGcgcgcgcgggggggggggggggggggggggggtactTCCTTTTTTGTCACATCTATGTTAACCTTGAAAACTAATGTTTAGTGAATCTTTTACTTTTAGCATATTTGGTATCTACTGGGTCTTTGTGCTTAAGAAAAACTATTACATCTCTGATGGTAGTTGTTTAGAAATATAGTGTTGCAGAAATGAAGTTATTAAagtttttttctgtaaataaaagTTATTAGAGTTTAAGCATGATTTCTAATGCTCAATTCACAGAAAGAAAGgcggccgggggggggggggggggggttgttcacattttgttattattttggcTTGGCCATGTAATTACTGTAATATCATTCTTTGAGTAAGAAATGAATAAGTAACCAACTTTTCATATAATGTAGTGAAGAATGCAATTCCTATTACTTGTTATAATCATGCAAAGAGCTTCTCATTCCCAAGTTTTTCTAATCACACATTAACTCTTaggatatttttttcttttgccaggACAATCACTGCAAACTATCATGGAACATGGTGAAAAACTTGCTGCTATGATTCAACTTAGGGAGCTGCAATATATGATTGGCCAGAATCGATCTGCTGGAGTTGGCTCTTCTAATTCTACTTCAGAAAATGAAATTTCTGGATCCCTTTGGGATCTAATTCAATTGGTTGGTGAGCATGCCCGTCGGTGTACCGTTCTTCTAATGGACAGGGACAATGCTGAAGTATTTTACAGTAGAGTTTCAGATCTggaagaattattttattgtttagaCAAACAGTTAGGATACTTGATCAGGACGGAGATGCCTCCAGTGATTCAGATTCAAAGAGCTTGTGAACTCTCAAATGCCTGTGTGAATTTAATACGCACAGCAACACAGTACCAAAATGAGCATCACATGTGGTATCCCTCTCCTGAGGGTTTAACACCATGGTATAGTCAACCTGTTGTAAGGAGTGGCTCGTGGAGGATTGCCTCTTTCATGATTCAGCTGGTAACTGAAATATATCATCTTGATTTGTCTAGAAAATCAGACTTTCATTCTAACCTCGAAGTACTCTCTGAATTATTACTTGAGGCATATTCTGGTGCCATCACTGGAAAAATTGAGCGTGGAGAAGAGCACAGAGGATTGCTGGATGAGTATTGGAGTAGGAGAGATGCTCTTCTTGACTCTCTTTATCAACTTGTGAAAAGTTTGGCTGAAGCCAGATGTCAGGTTAATCTCGTGCCCTCTGATTTTACTTTATAATGCTGGTTATTTCTTTCTATCCATGTGGACCTTTCATGATATTTTGGCACTTGACAAACAACTGCCTCCTAGAAGTCATTTGGTACATCCATTATTTGTGGTAGTCAAGAATCTTGACTTGGCTTTTTGAACGTGTTGAATGAGTTGCAAAGCCTCCTTTCCActtcattttttctatttttggttTCCTTGGTTGTGTGCTTCTCCTTTTGATAAGTCAAAGCATAGTTGCCAGGATTGAGGTATGATAGGGGTCCCAAGATGAGGTTGGGGTGTCGGTACATGACTTGGAATAATAAGGGTACGTAAGGGGTAGATTTAGTTGGTATGCTATTTAGGGTCAtggtatgttttgaatattaatGGTAGAATTCTAAGAATTGTAAGAATACTTGATTCAATAAGCAAGAGTTCCAAACCAATTACagcagaaaaagaaagaaaatagggcaattcgagaggcccttaatcTCTCCTAGTTTCTGGAAAAATTCTTCACACCGCCCTCACCTCTGTCACCTCTCTTTTATTCCTCATTCTCTAACGGAATTAGAATCCGCACATGCAGGTTCTTATACAACCTTGCAATTCCTGTTCTACCCCTCCTCTAACAGCTAATTTTCCTAATTCCAAAACTATCCCTGATTCCTTGGACGCCTTTGGTATGTCCAGTGAATCAGTGGTCTATCAATACTCCCtcccctaattttcaccttgtccttaaggtggaaaaatggaaaCTGCTGCTGGATCATTGAGTAGGgctcccaagtggcttccaaTGGTGGCAGGCCCTTCCACTGAATCAACACTTATGTTCCTTGCATGCTCCTGCCATTCCCCGAACGCACTCCTAGCACCACTGAGGGTTCCACCACCATTTCCAGATCTTCATTAAGCTGTTTGGGCAGCTCCATCATGGCCTTCATTGCACCCTTAGCCTCCTGTAGTTGGGACACGTGAAATGTTGGGTGGATTTGACAATGCGGTGGCAGTTTCAGCTGGTAAGTCACAAGACCTACCTTCTTCTAAATCTCAAACGAGCCATAATAGCGTGCCGCTAGTTTCTCATTTGCACGGGCAGCCAAAGACCTTTGCCGATACGgccttaatttcaaatatactAAGTCTCCTACCTGGAACTTC is a window of Diospyros lotus cultivar Yz01 chromosome 10, ASM1463336v1, whole genome shotgun sequence DNA encoding:
- the LOC127811517 gene encoding nuclear pore complex protein NUP133, with the translated sequence MFSPATKKSTFSGRKHRSLLGHSATANSPPVTPLAENRQLLPDNLVLNRPATGTPAPWASRLSVLARMPPVKKSEKLDDADPLQPVFVGEFPQAVRDELAMPMQMHAPGACSISGGLDKETSLAWIIHGSKLFTWNYLSPAASRKCVVIDLPLSVLEDGQNGRNSGSDNNWMVCIVSRDQTVRKMDKVVQHCNSASIVMCNQRTRALIYWPDIYSEGGNSPVTSLASIDELEMADSLTDWTTPNRQQQHSKQGSISSGSSCLNSLIASVIPDVRHTCVAFACGPNSELWQFYCSPTGVQRKKIYLDNLNSVSQKSDSCLVTGGKGYPRSMIWRLPHYSSEERNRQFFLLTDNEIQCFNVTLSPDITVLKLWSNEIIGADGDLGIQKNLAGQKRIWPLDMQVDIHGKVFTILIATFCKDRLSSSSYITYSLLPMQYRSGVDISPENIVSLHERILEKKASNRVIIPKARVEEEDFLFSMRLRVGGKPSGSTIILSGDGTATVSHYWRNSTRLYQFDLPYDAGKVLDASVFSSSDDDEDGVWAVLTEKAGVWAIPEKAVVLGGVEPPERSLSRKGSSNEGSAQKEKRNLSFAGNIAPRRVSSEAWDAGERQKAVFTGIGRRTAQDEESEALLNHLFHEFLSSGQVDGSLDKLRNAGAFERDGETNVFARVSKSIVDTLAKHWTTTRGAEIVALVSTQLMDKHQKHQKFLQFLALSKCHEELYSRQRQSLQTIMEHGEKLAAMIQLRELQYMIGQNRSAGVGSSNSTSENEISGSLWDLIQLVGEHARRCTVLLMDRDNAEVFYSRVSDLEELFYCLDKQLGYLIRTEMPPVIQIQRACELSNACVNLIRTATQYQNEHHMWYPSPEGLTPWYSQPVVRSGSWRIASFMIQLVTEIYHLDLSRKSDFHSNLEVLSELLLEAYSGAITGKIERGEEHRGLLDEYWSRRDALLDSLYQLVKSLAEARCQDSGEGNEELSEVIFRNLSSRLLSIAKQHGGYQTLWNICSDLDDSKLLRSLMYESMGPKGGFSYFVFKQLYAAKDFSKLIRLGEEFHEELAIFLKQHRDLLWLHELFLYQFSSASNTIHELALSQDDDLTGAAVEDTESEGAKTNPTLEERKRLLHLSKIAAMAGKDADFEKKVRRIEADLKILKLQEEIVKHLPNEEKQNIGNRLLPPLDLIELCLKSSEPELSSWAFEVFAWTSSSFLRCNGSLLEECWRNAADQDDWEKIHQLSLAEGWSDEETIQALKQTMLFQASVRCYGPDAESFEGSFHEVLPLRQENLELSTPRDMGSSVETILMQHKDFPDAGKLMLMAIMLGVAGDDAGVEEAVPME